ACACCATAAGCCGCATAAAACCACGCGAATGCATCAACAACCATATCCTTAGCCTCCAAAGTATCATTCATGACAGCAAAAATAGCTATATATGTAAGCCCTATTGTAAAGGCATATACCATAGTAGAAACAGCCATTCCTGTGAAGGAGTCTAGTAATGGGTCAATTGCAAGAGATGTCCCGCAAATAATACTTGAAATATAAATAATGGCTCTATTTGATAGTATTATTTTCAATGCAGGGAAGGTCAGTTTTCCTAAAATATTGCCAAGTCCTCCGATGGTTCCAAGAAGCGAAGCTGTTAGTGGTAGTATTCCTTTCTCCTCTGCATTAGGAATAAGATATATTAACCAACTGCTGAAACTCCACCCAGCAACGACAGAGAAAACAAGTACATTATTGAAAGTTACATTTTTCAATAATTCTATGTTTAACATATTGCTAAAGAGTGTTGTTATTCGCTTCATCAGTGACTTCTCGCCTATCTGCGCTGTTTCAGCAGACTCGGTGTCGCTGTcaattattttgcaatatttcgTTATAATATTTAACCTTAGTCTTTGATAATATTTAACCACGTATCCACAGACCACAGAATGAAATGTTACAGCTCCAAGTATCCACAAAGCACCTCGCCATCCATATGTGTCCAACAGGAGCTGGGTAAATGGCGGTAAAGCCATGAAACCCATTGACATTCCACAGGTGCTTATGGAATTCGCCATATCAATTGtcttatcattaaaaaaatctggTAGTATTCCTAAAGCTGTGACTTTCGCTATAGCCATGAGACCTGCATTATTCAACAACAATTGCCAAGAAAAAAGGATTTGAAACAGTTTTAGTGATTAATTAACAATTATGCCATTTGGAAAATGCAATATGTAAGAAGGAATATGCCAATTTTATGGGGCATTGGAGGAAGAAAGTGACCTACACCGGAGGCCAATTGGTTATTAAATATTGTCATTTGATATGAAGTTTCTCGTGCACTTGTTACATTCTGATATCCAGGAATCCCCAAAACAAAATATAGTCCTGCTTGATGATGTCATGTAAACAAGTGGATTTCCAGAATGATTTCATCGAAGGGATTGCCTGGCCCGTTGCCTTATTGCATGAAAGAGCAGTTACAGCTCACATTAAATAATTTTCAATGCCACAAAATATATTATCATATGATATTTGAATAGATTATTCGAGGGCACATCATGACAATAATGCAGCGGCGTCATAACATTTCACAGGGAAAAGAATCCGGGAAAGAATCTTACTTTGCATCACTATCGCTACTACCAAACCGGTAACATGTTGACACAACGAAGCCAGTATTAATCCTATACCAGTAATACTTCCAGCAAAGATGATTGTGTATCCGGTATCTATAGTGCCGGATCGTCGCAAACCTGGCAACAGTAAACCTGAAAATAAGACAAAGTACTTATTACATTTCCTACTGATGCAATACAATGAACATTTTAAAGAACATGGGATTCCCaacaatccaaaattagatacgagtcaatttgtttttgatcaacttgatgcatgagaggggattccaaaaatgtcatctctctcatgaaatagattttaattgtaaagaaacataaatgatcaaattaaattacgcaGGGCACATTATAATAAGGTATTTTACCGGGtgtttttatgggtttttttatgaACGCAGTTTAATATTTGGTATTATTGCCTCTCTTCTGTAAAGCGCATGTAGGGTTTTGCATAATACGGTATATAAATTGCTtttattattgtattatcatttattattattattttgcattctTATTAACCATTCTTACTATTTTTAAACATGATACCATTtaaactagtaaaccagctgTGCACTTTTACcgatttgtatattttgtttgtacctattttggtatcactgaatagaaGGTTAATTTCTCAAAGTTGAAAAGTTTCTTTCAAATTGTTGTTTCATATTCTAAAAGACAAAATTTCtatgaatattttgtgaaaatgtaaATGAAATGCAATTAGAATTAAAACTGCTACTGTCCATGTTTTAAGTCAAATGGTCAAAATTAAGTTTGTCAACACTATTGGCTACTGCGCCACATCATTTATTTGTCCCACGGACAACATGATGGTACGTTAACATTTTCATATGGAATTCAAGAACGGAATGTGAAATTTATGATAGAAGTACTTTAAAAAGCATCTAATAATGTATTTATTCTTATTTAAAGATTGAGATAGAGATAGAGATAGAAATTCCACATTAAGAGACGAGACTGCAACCTGAACAGGGACCACggctatggcaagccaaggggtccaaaagcgtggaactgctacgcgtagcttctttctcgttacgtgcagcttattaaccaatcagattcgcggttttaaacacgtggaacagatgtaaacatcctctctcacaaatattacgttgttaatttttgtaaatgaaaatatctgtagtatatcagcaaaaaatggtataggtgctattaaagtaatatctgaacagaatgatgattgttctatatttaggggctatcattttcttcggaagggatcccaaatatagggggtcatacttttttggaaagaaaaataaggggaagggggtcataaattgataatgacaaaatgtagggagtcacaagatgactttTATTTTACTGCTACTCGCCATTGAAATTTGTTGCCCAAATCAATCAAAGAAATTGCATTGTATGATGTgccccaggggctattttagaagaaaaaagtcactgcatgTTAGCAAATGTAAAAAACTAAAAGATCAGCTAGCGGAGACAAGCTTGAGGGGAAGGGGTTGCTGACAGAGGGATTTCTCCCCTCGAGTTCTGTAAACTTTTACAAATCACGCATTTTACTGACTCATTTTTGACGTAAGGGCTGAGAGCTGAGCGCACAtcactcagacataccaaattgcattctgaatacgaggaatagccttaaattcatattataacatttctatgAAAAAAgaatagtatttattttccataaaatgttagcttttactgttagatatgtccccttttaattttgagccgaacaactgaggtaaagcaaagaaaatttactACTaacgccaatgcatgttactccagcaGTTGTAATACGGAACGACCAtctgggggtgtgtatgtgtttcCCGCACgctatgtacgtactgtgtttatgtgttatgaacatcccatacgtgttcgactaatatttctatcgtaataataacacgacggttcctgcgttttattcaaaatctcggattttgacaaaactacagcacctaaagttttgttttttgcagagaatctttgtttacaaaagtacattgcaatcgtgtaaaaaccagaatttctCCTCAGCATATGTTATCATATATGGCtttaactgatatcaaataattttgaattttgtgatataatacaatttttatgacgaattattaaaaaaaatgttatttttgacatttttgacatttaagttACGAAGTAAAGttgatcaatctaatgatatgcatttgatacatgtctggttcactaatgtatttcactaattcatttaattgacttgtcggtttttttttcaattacctacagctccatgaaagtacacactatgATCAtcaatgtcattaagtttatggtattgatggcattgatatgtaaaaatgaatacaaactctgtaaaaatgcataaaatgcacacaggtgcatagaattgcacgaaattaatatctgtaaaatgtaataataattttaaaaatccttttgatgtacttagaagggtaggtttcatttaaaatgtcattccatttaattgaattatcatttaaaaaaaaaaagtacacagaacctctttattaaatgttgaatgaaatgcacacgtgtccctaccagctcttaacctgtcgcacagtagcgttgagttctcaaaatgtgataagatttctgcAACTTAAGTGATGTAAACTTGGTGcataagttgtcggcaaattccataaaaaaattgcatacaaatttcattacaaaagaaaacacactcttcatgaactaaatgtctatagtgctcaacttaaaacactaGGATATTCAGTCCATAGACAGGGTGTTTATTCTCCACAAGCAATATACAGgatgagtcaaaaaagtgcaatagtgcaaagaatccatctttatttcATAACCAGATTGAACTTCTAGGGTGTAAAACACATGATATATTCATTCTGTTGTTAttatagttgaatcattttcttacgatccgtgaccattcatagcatacctttgtttctctgtggatttgactagacggacatattctaagaaaaaatagctcctatgtccctcccaaaaatggcgggaaaatctatttatagctcatttttcaaaatggccgccggtgacattttgaaaaacatgaatatctatataccatgttctggatacgctataatgacaaataatatgtccttttccactatctttggcatgcccaaccttttaagataaaattcagaGTGTTGAcaggtcatcttgacccctaaatccaagatggccgccagttccatattgaaaaacatgaaaatcgatatatcatgaagtggataggctataataacaaacaatgtgtcgttttcaactatatttggcatgcaaacccgtttaagatcatattcaaagagtttggggtcacattgacccctatatccaagatggccgccaggtccatattgacaaaaacatgaaaatctatatataccatgaagtggataggctatactgacaaacaatgtgtcgttttccactatttttggcatgccaaatctttttttgtcatattcaaagtgtttgggggtcatcttaaaccctaaatccaagatggcagccagcgccatattgaaaaatatgaaaatcgatatatcatgaagtggattgactataataaccaacaatttgtcgttttcaactattttgggCATGCACAACCATTTAAGATCACATTCAAAGAGTTTGAGGTCACCTTgactcctaaatccaagatggccgccagcaccatattgacaaaaacatgaagtggatagtctatactgacaaatattccactatttttggcatgccaaaccttttcatgtcgtattcaaagtgttgggggggggcatcttgacccctaaatccaagatgactgtctaagcaatgtcgaaaaacatgaacatcgatatttaagatgtgacacacatgaggccaatgcttatttttactcaattacttatactatagattttgaaagtgttacctttgttctttcagaaaagttgcacgttaagaccatgtgatggagaacagaacagacactgaagagctacagaccaaccaagagactgataaactagaatgcatgctgaaagatcattgccctgtaaatGACAGTTTAgaaaagtagagaaatgggaggacattaaggacaaatttttacaatggaagggccttgataaatttcaacatgtcaatacaacagtggaatgggataaaggacctaagggttgtcatatgcatgctacttgttgtaccacgatgtctaacacacacgctcactgccaagccacaaaacgcaagcacaaatctgagaaatccacaaaaaaaggctgggatgtccggtcagcaatcatctttctcaggacctcctcccaagaaacttcgttcaagtataggtgttctgcatgataaggcattgtgcgtccacaaaagtctggtaaccgggacaaaaacactgttgttacttttgacacaagatgcatggaaaagattcaaggcacacactatcaacattgcagatgaggatacaagagagcggttagatacgtttataacgtcaatcccagacaggcaaacagcctttggcttggaaatcagataccacggtcattgctggcgtcaatatgtcagcaatcaagcgagaaataatctcagtgaaaatgcagagcatctacagcatgttaaccttcgggaggctcaagctttgttctttcaacatatccaacaagtcatatttaaagatcgtgaaatacgcacccttgaaggactgctccaagattacattcgcattacttcaaactacgggcacttttcccaagtaaggtccagctacctcaaggaacttctgatcaaagaatttggaaaagtcAGAGGATTTCAAGaacgtattcagaagaatgttagtgagcttgtgtatgatacaagaACTGCCGgtacatacatcgaggccgcgctgttatcactgggagtaacggatgaccagttggtcgACAATGTCGTAACACGACTTAGAGAATAGGTCATCAAAAGAACCACTATTCCTTGGCCCCCGTACATACATGAATCGGAGCAAGATGAAAACTTTAGTGAGCTCATACTAAATCTCATTACCTGGTTGGTACACAGGTTcagctgatgacaacccaaaggtctgatcaatttcgtcaatcttagagagcaatcgttatttacgacaggggaatgggcattttgaagggGAACCCGATTTTTTATCTTGAAGGGGGGTCAGaaattttttgttgaaccaggagggattgttaagttttaaatggagaaattcgtgaaaacaagggcggaatttgaaaatttgctttcccccctcgcgtccactcaaaattgtcagattcccccttttaaacttaacaattcccctcctggttcaacaaacaatttttcGTTTCCacctcaagataaaaaaaaattaaaatcgggtttcccctcaaaatgccccttccccctgtcgtaaataacgatctctCCCTAAGATTGACGCAATCGATcggacctttgggttgtcatcagttagacgtgtgttaggttttttcaaccaggtaatgaaCTTTCGTTGGAGCTCACTCAAGTTTTCAGCTTGCTCCACCTCATGTATTTACAAAAGCCAAGGAACAGTGGTTgtttgatgacctgttctctaAGTCGTGTTGCGTTGACAAACTGATCATccgttatgtttttttttttgataatttgtgcttgcgttttgtggccTCGGCATGGTTAGACATCGTGGTCAACAAGTGCTTGGATTCAGGGGTCCAAGCTCCCcaaaacactttgaatacgacatggcCCTAGCGTTGATGCCAAAATTCTTTGAGTGAATATCCCTCAGTATGGAGCCAGTTTGATCCAGTCTCTTGAATGCTCTTCATGTTTTCTCCATCACATGTGCAATATGGTTCCTGAAAGAACAAAAGGTAACACTGGCatcatgtttttcgacatggtTAGACAATCATTTGGATTTagggtcaaggtgaccccaaacactttgaatatgatcttgaatcatggttttgcatgccaaaaataaaatgtcccggttaccagacttttgtggacgAAATTGAATGGTTTTGCATGCCACTTTCATGATATTGATCGACACATTGTTGCCAAATtttatagtcaatccacttcatgatatatcgattttcatgtggGCGCTGGCAATCATCTTGGATTTAATTCACGAtgaccccaaacactttgaatatgacaaaaaagaGTTGGCATgccaaaatagtggaaaacgacatattgtttgtcagtatagcctatccacttcatggtattgacattttcatgtttttgtttgtcagtCAATATGGCgctttttgtcaatatggcgctggcatcttggatttaaggtcaatgtgaccccaaactctttgaatatgatcttaaacggtttttCTTACCAacaatagttgaaaacgacacattgtttgttattatagcctacccCTTCAtgatatatagattttcatgtttttcaatatggaactggcggccatcttggatttaggggtcaaaatgacctctcaacactttgaattttatcttaaaaggttgggcatgccaaagatagtcAAAAAggacatattatttgtcattatagcctatcaagaacatggtatatagatattcatgtttttcaaaatgtcaccggcggccattttgaaaattgagctataaatagattttcccgccatttttgggagggacataggagctattttttcttagaatatgtccatctagtcaaatccacagagaaacaaaggtatgctatgaatggtcacggatcgtaagaaaatgattcaactatatGGCACATTTTACAGCGATCCACAAGAcatataaattttgaatgtcagcacactctttgtaaggtagatttggaacaactgccattttcttaacctcactgACACTGAAGTAGAATGGTGCacccaaagttttattgtccctTGTCTTGTATAATTAGAGGAAAcattacatttattttcatgtttacccttacattaaaaatgttcattctttataaaagaaacatacaaatttatgggcaggtttttcaaatgtcaaaaggaATGCGTACAAATTGAAGTGCTGTGAATTACTAAATATCCAGTataagttggacatattgcaTTCGAAGTTGCAATTTGGAGTTGGAGTtgtgtgaggtatgaaggactaaAGTAATATTAGAAAGTTAGCTTGAACCGAAAAGGGTATTGAAAGAACGCCAAAATTAACATTGATTTAAGTTAAagccagtttcagatctggtgtctttatttcgcattgtgtgctctcattcaaattacATGGCGCCTCGTGGACAAAGAGTTAACTTAAAATGTGTATCGCCGTAAAATGACTCATAAAAGATGAGGGTTCACTTTCTTTTTCACAAAAGCTgaatattgagtgtggcatttataaaaagttTCAATAATGAGAAAGTTTATTTTGGTTTTTACGTGAATATTGATTCGTTAACCTATTGCACTTTTTACTCACATTGTATATACGTTTTATACCCAAATGATTTGATTTGCTCATCATTCAGTGTCTATGAGTTTGCTTCaaaaagaagtgcattttaaccagtttacatagccaattgagctattttaatacatcaacgaaggagatttatgagtacgcgaatgtgctctccctcatcgaaggattaaagttcttctgtcgacttgctggagtctggtaatttaaaaccacacatctgtcaaatacagggGAGCAATGCAGAAAatgcctgttccctggagaaagagtgattggtgaaagaaacaccatttttggagaaagagcgcaaggagataaatatttggaaaaagcagcgcaaggagatcatTGTTTGGAGTAAGCAGCACCACCTTTGTGTTaggcaaggatatttataagtaCAAGTGTACAAaggattttcgcaggacaagtgattaaggataattacatcagccgtccagaacattgcaagaactctgttatcttcaagaagaatgctggctaagtaccaaTTAGTTAAAGaagtgattattattatttgattatttttgtatgtgcatttgttgtcattatattgtaccaatcatattttactttcaattaaagacatcgggtaaaaggtgattttggccttgagtccagtacgactcgtaacacttggTACATTCTTCCATTTTCACCTCGTGCAATAGTTTATTTTGGTATTAGGAATCAAGTACATGTACAGTAAATGTATTTTATccataatgtgcaatctattgtttattttattttatttattttatttaatgacatctttaacgagggtaaaccctgatcagtgcaagcactgctttccac
This DNA window, taken from Amphiura filiformis chromosome 16, Afil_fr2py, whole genome shotgun sequence, encodes the following:
- the LOC140172523 gene encoding monocarboxylate transporter 13-like, which produces MADVLVENKLIDINEPDLLGTCTKTCAISGLVRTDFKGCQEVRDCNKQRNGWTRGFVRCDYCTCHCVNRKHANKYTLKNVQYDLSAAALEEGAPIAVAETILENLGDQEQKTTRVLTFTTTQTTTVESSYSMEIGLTVTVEATVGLPGAAELNICVERIRYGLLLPGLRRSGTIDTGYTIIFAGSITGIGLILASLCQHVTGLVVAIVMQSLMAIAKVTALGILPDFFNDKTIDMANSISTCGMSMGFMALPPFTQLLLDTYGWRGALWILGAVTFHSVVCGYVVKYYQRLRLNIITKYCKIIDSDTESAETAQIGEKSLMKRITTLFSNMLNIELLKNVTFNNVLVFSVVAGWSFSSWLIYLIPNAEEKGILPLTASLLGTIGGLGNILGKLTFPALKIILSNRAIIYISSIICGTSLAIDPLLDSFTGMAVSTMVYAFTIGLTYIAIFAVMNDTLEAKDMVVDAFAWFYAAYGVGAVAGGFTSGWLFDNTGSYDISFMLMGCVMFLPPLTFGIEDLYRVMNIMPFKHNKLSHPSK